In a genomic window of Leisingera caerulea DSM 24564:
- the cobN gene encoding cobaltochelatase subunit CobN: MHVVFRESHGLDETDTPQDLGQTPADLVVLSFSDSDLGAFAAGWHRADGKLPSLRLANLVALKHPLSVDVYAEQTLEGAKGVLVRLIGGESYWSYGLATLQDLARRKGIALAILPADGREDARLDELSTLPVSTLRRLQSLCDAGGAVAAQAALAQLSLAAGLYAGPVLGLKTMPQHGFYDPAKGVLADLPAQDKPLVLVSFYRSYLTAADTAPVDALIEELRARGYAAYGTFAASLKAPAAADWLRAKLPELAPAAIINATAFSSQGTDGSASPLSTTGCPVFQVALSTARKKDWAEADRGLSPADLAMHVVLPEVDGRIFAGVVSFKSPGKKDPDLQYSRFAHRADADRVKSAVDRVEGWLRLANMPNAEKRLALILSTYPGRDHNLAHAVGLDALASCDEILRELWDQGYTVEPQDNTGLRLMKETLCVPLADYKTALATLPRDLQDTLAEAWGSPDEDADCRDGAFHFKALRAGNALIALQPERGEVKTRVDDYHDLDRTPRHAYVAFYLWLREQTDALIHIGAHGTLEWLPGKAVALSGACWPEVLTGPLPVAYPFIVNDPGEAAQAKRRIGAVTIGHLPPPLAQTTLPEGMARLESLLDEYSTADGLDPARRDRLIGDIRAEAQGTGVEADLGLTPDTSPAEAITRIDAFVCDIKESQYGEGLHIFGTGQCGAEERAGLIAALDGKIVTPGPSGSPFRGRADVIPTGRNLFTTDPRAVPSRAAHAQGVKLAEELLRRHLQDHGDWPKGLVIDLWGSATMRTAGEEFAMALHLAGLAPKWDEGSERVSGFEVLPLSMLNRPRIDVTLRVSGLFRDVFPGLAQMFETAAAALAGREETQADNPYLTETPRVFGPKPGQYGLSMNPHLDDYSDEARAAAGEAWLNASSHAIDAKGTIHDAREALETRLQGADSFVHLQDLPETDVLIASDYAAHEAGFAAAMARIGQTAPALYHLDATRPDKPQARSLGEEIARVTRARAANPDWATSMMNHGFRGAAEIVATLDHMAAFAHLAQVVQPHLFDLYFEATLGRDDLVDFMERENPEALAAMRDRFRALYDAGLWSTRRNSIMAELEGAA, translated from the coding sequence ATGCACGTCGTCTTCCGCGAAAGCCACGGCCTTGACGAGACCGACACCCCGCAGGACCTCGGGCAGACGCCTGCGGACCTTGTGGTGCTGTCCTTTTCCGACAGCGATCTCGGCGCCTTCGCGGCGGGCTGGCACCGCGCGGACGGCAAGCTGCCCTCCCTGCGCCTCGCCAACCTGGTGGCGCTCAAGCACCCGCTGTCGGTCGACGTCTACGCGGAACAGACGCTGGAAGGCGCTAAGGGCGTTCTCGTGCGCCTGATCGGCGGCGAAAGCTACTGGTCCTACGGCCTTGCCACCCTGCAGGACCTGGCCCGCCGCAAGGGCATCGCGCTGGCGATCCTCCCCGCAGACGGGCGCGAGGACGCGCGGCTGGATGAGCTGTCCACCCTGCCCGTCTCCACCCTGCGCCGTTTGCAATCCCTGTGCGACGCCGGCGGCGCCGTCGCGGCTCAGGCTGCGCTTGCCCAGCTGTCGCTGGCGGCAGGCCTCTACGCAGGCCCGGTGCTTGGCCTCAAGACGATGCCGCAACACGGCTTCTACGACCCCGCCAAGGGCGTGCTCGCAGATCTGCCGGCGCAGGACAAGCCGCTGGTGCTGGTGAGTTTCTACCGGTCCTACCTCACCGCCGCCGACACCGCGCCGGTGGATGCGCTGATCGAAGAGCTGCGCGCCCGCGGCTATGCCGCCTACGGCACCTTTGCCGCCAGTCTCAAGGCGCCTGCCGCCGCCGATTGGCTGCGCGCGAAACTCCCCGAACTGGCCCCTGCCGCCATCATCAACGCCACCGCGTTTTCCTCTCAAGGCACCGACGGCAGCGCCTCGCCGCTTTCAACCACCGGCTGCCCGGTGTTCCAGGTCGCCCTCTCCACCGCCCGCAAGAAAGACTGGGCTGAAGCAGACCGCGGCTTGTCGCCCGCCGACCTCGCCATGCATGTCGTGCTGCCCGAGGTCGATGGCCGCATCTTCGCAGGCGTCGTCAGCTTCAAATCCCCGGGCAAAAAAGACCCGGACCTGCAATATTCCCGCTTCGCCCACCGCGCCGACGCGGATCGCGTCAAATCCGCCGTGGACCGCGTGGAGGGCTGGCTGCGCCTTGCCAATATGCCGAACGCAGAAAAACGCCTCGCGCTGATCCTCTCCACCTACCCGGGGAGAGACCACAACCTCGCCCATGCCGTCGGCCTCGACGCCCTCGCATCCTGCGACGAGATCCTGCGTGAACTCTGGGATCAGGGCTATACGGTGGAGCCGCAGGATAATACCGGCCTGCGGCTGATGAAGGAAACCCTCTGCGTCCCGCTAGCCGACTACAAAACCGCCCTCGCCACCCTGCCGCGAGACTTGCAGGACACCCTGGCCGAGGCCTGGGGCAGCCCGGATGAAGACGCGGACTGCCGCGACGGCGCCTTTCATTTCAAAGCCTTGCGTGCAGGTAACGCCCTGATCGCCCTGCAGCCCGAACGCGGCGAGGTGAAAACCCGCGTTGACGACTACCACGACCTCGACCGCACCCCGCGCCATGCCTATGTGGCCTTTTACCTGTGGCTGCGGGAGCAAACCGACGCGCTCATCCACATCGGCGCCCATGGCACGCTGGAATGGCTGCCGGGCAAGGCCGTGGCACTCTCCGGCGCCTGCTGGCCCGAGGTGCTGACCGGCCCGCTGCCGGTCGCCTACCCCTTCATCGTCAATGACCCCGGCGAGGCGGCGCAGGCCAAGCGCCGCATCGGCGCTGTCACCATCGGCCACCTGCCGCCGCCCTTGGCGCAGACCACCCTGCCTGAGGGCATGGCACGGCTCGAAAGCCTTCTCGACGAATATTCCACTGCAGACGGGCTGGATCCTGCCCGCCGCGACCGGCTGATCGGAGACATCCGGGCCGAGGCGCAGGGAACCGGCGTGGAGGCCGATCTCGGCCTCACCCCCGACACTTCCCCCGCCGAGGCGATCACCCGCATCGACGCCTTTGTCTGCGACATCAAGGAAAGCCAGTACGGCGAGGGCCTGCATATCTTCGGCACCGGCCAATGCGGTGCAGAGGAGCGCGCCGGGCTGATCGCCGCGCTGGACGGCAAGATCGTCACCCCCGGCCCCTCCGGCTCGCCCTTCCGCGGCCGCGCCGATGTGATCCCAACGGGGCGCAACCTCTTCACCACCGATCCGCGGGCGGTGCCGTCGCGGGCGGCGCATGCGCAAGGGGTCAAACTGGCGGAAGAGCTGCTGCGCCGCCACCTCCAGGACCACGGCGACTGGCCCAAGGGGCTGGTGATCGACCTCTGGGGCTCCGCCACCATGCGCACCGCGGGTGAGGAGTTTGCAATGGCGCTGCATCTTGCGGGCCTCGCGCCCAAGTGGGACGAAGGCTCCGAACGCGTCTCCGGGTTCGAGGTGCTGCCGCTCTCGATGCTGAACCGCCCGCGCATCGACGTCACCCTGCGTGTCTCCGGCCTGTTCCGCGATGTCTTCCCGGGCCTTGCCCAGATGTTCGAAACCGCCGCCGCCGCCCTTGCAGGCCGCGAGGAAACGCAGGCGGACAACCCCTATCTCACCGAAACCCCGCGGGTCTTCGGCCCCAAGCCGGGCCAGTACGGGCTGTCGATGAACCCGCATCTGGACGACTACAGCGACGAGGCCCGCGCAGCCGCGGGGGAGGCTTGGCTCAACGCCTCCTCCCACGCGATCGACGCCAAAGGCACCATCCATGACGCGCGCGAGGCGCTGGAAACCCGCCTGCAGGGGGCCGACAGCTTTGTGCACTTGCAGGACCTGCCGGAAACCGACGTGCTGATCGCCTCGGACTATGCCGCGCATGAGGCAGGCTTTGCCGCCGCCATGGCCCGCATCGGCCAGACCGCACCGGCGCTCTACCACCTCGACGCGACCCGGCCCGACAAACCGCAAGCGCGTTCCCTGGGTGAGGAAATCGCCCGTGTCACCCGCGCCCGCGCCGCCAACCCGGACTGGGCGACGTCGATGATGAACCACGGCTTCCGCGGCGCGGCTGAGATTGTTGCAACGCTCGATCACATGGCCGCCTTCGCGCATCTGGCGCAAGTGGTGCAGCCGCATCTGTTCGACCTCTATTTCGAGGCCACCCTGGGCCGCGATGATCTGGTCGACTTCATGGAGCGCGAAAACCCCGAGGCGCTCGCCGCCATGCGCGACCGCTTCCGCGCCTTGTACGATGCGGGCCTCTGGAGCACCCGGCGCAACTCGATCATGGCAGAGCTGGAGGGCGCGGCATGA
- the cobW gene encoding cobalamin biosynthesis protein CobW — protein sequence MSDLNKIPVTVITGFLGAGKTTLIRHLMQNPQGKRLAVVVNEFGTAGVDGDILKSCAHENCPAENIMELANGCICCTVADDFIPTIEQLMDLPEKPDHIVIETSGLALPKPLLKAFDWPAIRSRITVDGVIALADAEAVAKGQFAPDLDAVQAQREADDSIDHETPLSEVFEDQISCADIVLLSKADLAGDAGVEKARAVIEAEAPRKLPILPMSEGVIDPRIILGLGAAAEDDLEARPSHHDGHHDHEHDDFESIVVEMGEVSDPEALQNAIVKLARERNILRVKGYVAVEGKPMRMLVQAVGERLRAQYDQPWGAQPRKTALVVIAEHDDIDEQAIRAELGA from the coding sequence ATGAGCGACCTCAACAAGATCCCCGTCACCGTCATCACCGGCTTTCTCGGCGCGGGCAAAACCACCCTGATCCGCCACCTGATGCAAAACCCGCAAGGCAAGCGCCTGGCGGTGGTCGTCAATGAATTCGGCACCGCCGGCGTCGACGGCGACATTCTGAAATCCTGCGCGCATGAAAATTGCCCGGCGGAGAACATCATGGAGCTGGCCAACGGCTGCATCTGCTGCACCGTGGCCGACGACTTCATCCCCACCATCGAACAGTTGATGGACCTGCCGGAAAAGCCCGATCACATCGTGATCGAAACCTCCGGCCTGGCGCTGCCCAAGCCGCTTTTGAAGGCCTTCGACTGGCCCGCCATCCGCTCCCGCATCACCGTGGACGGTGTGATTGCCCTGGCCGATGCTGAGGCGGTGGCCAAGGGCCAGTTCGCCCCCGACCTGGACGCCGTCCAGGCCCAGCGCGAGGCGGATGACAGCATCGACCACGAAACCCCGCTGTCGGAAGTGTTCGAGGATCAGATTTCCTGCGCCGATATCGTTCTGCTTTCCAAGGCCGACCTGGCCGGCGACGCAGGCGTCGAGAAGGCCCGCGCAGTGATCGAGGCCGAAGCACCGCGCAAACTGCCGATCCTGCCGATGAGCGAAGGCGTCATCGACCCGCGCATCATCCTGGGCCTGGGTGCGGCTGCCGAGGACGATCTGGAGGCCCGCCCCAGCCACCACGACGGCCACCACGACCACGAGCATGACGATTTTGAAAGCATCGTTGTCGAAATGGGCGAAGTTTCCGACCCCGAAGCGCTGCAGAATGCCATCGTGAAACTCGCCCGCGAGCGCAACATCCTGCGCGTCAAAGGCTATGTCGCGGTGGAGGGGAAACCGATGCGGATGCTGGTTCAGGCCGTGGGCGAGCGCCTGCGCGCCCAGTATGATCAGCCCTGGGGTGCGCAGCCGCGCAAGACCGCCCTGGTGGTCATCGCTGAGCATGACGACATTGACGAACAGGCCATCCGCGCCGAACTTGGGGCCTGA
- a CDS encoding DUF1636 family protein — MADDMADKPASTPGPVTLTVCLTCRREGADPEAARPGAILHAALEEAGMPEGVRLRGVECLSSCKRGCAVALIGGTERWTYVYGDLDPDQHVPEILEGAAAYAATADGVVPWRERPQTFRKQSVARIPPAKFFSEE; from the coding sequence ATGGCTGACGATATGGCAGACAAACCTGCCAGCACCCCAGGACCGGTCACGCTGACCGTTTGCCTCACCTGCCGCCGCGAGGGTGCCGACCCGGAGGCCGCCCGCCCCGGCGCCATTCTGCACGCCGCATTGGAAGAGGCCGGGATGCCCGAAGGCGTCCGTCTGCGCGGGGTCGAATGCCTGTCCTCCTGCAAACGCGGCTGCGCCGTGGCGCTGATCGGCGGCACCGAGCGCTGGACTTATGTCTACGGCGACCTCGACCCGGACCAGCATGTCCCCGAGATCCTGGAAGGCGCTGCAGCCTATGCCGCCACCGCCGACGGCGTTGTGCCCTGGCGCGAACGCCCGCAGACCTTCCGCAAGCAATCCGTTGCCCGCATCCCGCCGGCCAAGTTCTTCTCCGAGGAGTAA
- the cobO gene encoding cob(I)yrinic acid a,c-diamide adenosyltransferase has product MSEKSETGISEEEAARHASKMAKKKAARDRMMKTKEGEKGLIIVHTGPGKGKSSSGFGMIMRCIAHGMPSAVVQFIKGAWQTGERTLIEENFSDLCQFYAMGEGFTWETQDKARDIAAAQKGWEKAKEMILDERNTMVLLDEINIALRYEYLDLEEVLEFLVEHKPPMTHVVLTGRNAKEELIEIADLVTEMGQIKHPFRAGVKAQKGVEF; this is encoded by the coding sequence ATGAGCGAAAAGTCTGAAACCGGCATCTCAGAGGAAGAAGCCGCCCGTCACGCCTCCAAGATGGCCAAGAAAAAGGCCGCGCGCGACCGGATGATGAAGACCAAGGAGGGCGAGAAGGGCCTGATCATCGTCCACACCGGGCCGGGCAAGGGCAAATCCTCCTCAGGGTTCGGGATGATCATGCGCTGCATCGCGCATGGGATGCCGTCAGCCGTGGTGCAGTTCATCAAGGGCGCCTGGCAGACTGGCGAGCGGACGCTGATCGAGGAAAACTTCAGCGATCTCTGCCAGTTCTACGCGATGGGCGAGGGGTTCACCTGGGAAACCCAGGACAAGGCCCGCGACATTGCCGCGGCCCAGAAGGGCTGGGAAAAGGCCAAGGAGATGATCCTGGACGAGCGCAACACCATGGTGCTGCTGGACGAGATCAACATCGCGCTGCGCTATGAGTATCTGGACCTGGAAGAGGTGCTGGAGTTCCTTGTCGAGCACAAGCCGCCGATGACGCATGTAGTGCTGACAGGCAGGAACGCCAAGGAGGAGCTGATCGAGATCGCCGACCTGGTGACCGAGATGGGCCAGATCAAGCACCCGTTCCGCGCCGGGGTGAAGGCGCAGAAGGGTGTAGAGTTTTAA
- the glpD gene encoding glycerol-3-phosphate dehydrogenase: MTDTPVTDLFIIGGGINGCGIARDAAGRGLSVTLAEMNDLASATSSASTKLFHGGLRYLEYFEFRLVREALVEREVLLKAMPHISWPMRFVLPFHKDMRFDSETPTSKLLTTFMPWMKGRRPAWLIRLGLFLYDSLGKRGILPGTAKLDLTSDPAGRPLKSKFKTAFEYSDCWIEDARLVVLNARDAKARSAEILTRTEVLSAERHADHWLIRTKDHATGAEQEHRARMLVNAGGPWVADVLHQKLGQNSRENIRLVRGSHIVVPKLFDHGRCYFFQGTDGRIIFAIPYEQDFTLIGTTDADHPDPDTAPVCTEAEQDYLAAFASEYFEKPVTREDIVWTYSGVRPLYDDGASSATAATREYVLTLDQAQAPLLNVFGGKITTYRKLAEAALAKIGEVFPQLPADWTAGVALPGGDFPVEDVAKLTSKLAADYPFLTPYWAGRMIRAYGTETWEVLGDANTAGDLGQDFGATITARELDWAIASEWVRAGDDYLWRRTKLGLRLDEAQRAAVDAYIQGKAAQLAA; the protein is encoded by the coding sequence ATGACTGACACGCCCGTAACGGATCTTTTCATCATCGGCGGCGGCATCAACGGCTGCGGCATCGCCCGTGACGCCGCCGGCCGCGGCCTGTCGGTGACGCTGGCAGAGATGAATGACCTTGCCTCCGCCACGTCCTCCGCCTCGACCAAGCTGTTCCACGGCGGCCTGCGCTACCTGGAATACTTCGAGTTCCGCCTGGTGCGCGAAGCGCTGGTCGAGCGCGAGGTGCTGCTGAAGGCGATGCCGCATATCTCCTGGCCGATGCGCTTTGTGCTGCCGTTCCACAAGGACATGCGGTTCGACAGCGAAACGCCGACCTCAAAGCTGCTGACGACCTTCATGCCGTGGATGAAGGGCCGCCGCCCGGCCTGGCTGATCCGTCTGGGACTGTTTCTGTACGACAGCCTGGGCAAACGCGGAATCCTGCCCGGGACCGCCAAACTGGACCTGACAAGCGACCCGGCGGGCCGCCCGCTGAAAAGCAAATTCAAAACGGCGTTCGAATACTCCGACTGCTGGATCGAGGACGCCCGCCTGGTGGTGCTGAACGCGCGTGACGCAAAGGCCCGCAGCGCAGAAATCCTGACCCGGACTGAGGTTCTGTCGGCCGAGCGCCATGCAGATCACTGGCTGATCCGCACCAAGGACCACGCCACCGGCGCCGAACAGGAACACCGCGCCAGAATGCTGGTCAATGCAGGCGGTCCGTGGGTGGCCGATGTGCTGCATCAGAAGCTGGGCCAGAACAGCCGCGAGAACATCCGCCTCGTGCGCGGCAGCCATATCGTGGTGCCAAAGCTGTTCGACCACGGCCGCTGCTATTTCTTCCAAGGGACAGACGGGCGGATCATCTTTGCCATCCCCTATGAGCAGGATTTCACCCTGATCGGCACCACCGACGCCGACCACCCGGATCCGGACACCGCACCGGTCTGCACAGAAGCCGAACAGGACTATCTGGCGGCCTTCGCATCGGAGTATTTCGAGAAGCCGGTGACGCGCGAGGACATCGTCTGGACCTACTCCGGCGTGCGCCCGCTCTATGACGACGGTGCCAGCTCCGCCACCGCGGCCACCCGCGAATACGTGCTGACGCTGGATCAGGCGCAAGCGCCGCTGCTCAATGTCTTTGGCGGCAAGATCACCACCTACCGCAAGCTGGCCGAGGCGGCGCTGGCCAAAATCGGCGAGGTGTTCCCCCAGCTGCCCGCCGACTGGACCGCAGGCGTGGCGCTGCCCGGCGGCGATTTCCCGGTGGAGGATGTGGCAAAGCTGACATCGAAACTGGCCGCGGACTACCCGTTTCTCACTCCTTACTGGGCAGGCCGGATGATCCGCGCCTATGGCACCGAGACCTGGGAGGTGCTGGGCGACGCCAACACTGCCGGCGATCTGGGCCAGGACTTTGGCGCCACCATCACCGCGCGGGAGCTTGACTGGGCGATTGCCAGCGAATGGGTGCGCGCAGGCGACGATTACCTGTGGCGGCGCACCAAACTGGGCCTGCGATTGGATGAAGCCCAGCGGGCGGCGGTGGATGCCTACATCCAAGGCAAGGCTGCACAGCTCGCCGCATAA
- a CDS encoding DeoR/GlpR family DNA-binding transcription regulator — MDAIGRQNEIISLLNRQDRVEVEDLSRRFGVSLQTVRADLRDLSARGALSRVHGGAVRVSSAASQDYEDRRKLNAGNKLAMAALAAELIPDNCSLSLNIGTSTEQVARALSGHRGLTVISNNINIINMMMGGQAKDLILAGGTVRQSDGAIVGEDAVDFFCRYKVDFAIIGASALDADGAVMDHDAREVSVARAILKNARQKVLVCDGSKFERSAPVRICNAADLDVVITDRPVPTEFAEAAQAAGTRILTAGQNESSEND; from the coding sequence ATGGATGCGATTGGCCGTCAGAACGAGATCATCTCCCTCCTGAACCGGCAGGACCGGGTCGAGGTCGAGGATCTCTCCCGCCGCTTTGGCGTGTCCTTGCAAACGGTGCGCGCCGACCTGCGCGACCTGTCGGCGCGCGGCGCCCTGTCCCGCGTGCACGGCGGCGCTGTCCGGGTCAGCTCCGCCGCCAGCCAGGACTATGAGGACCGGCGCAAGCTGAATGCCGGCAACAAGCTGGCAATGGCGGCCCTGGCGGCAGAGCTGATCCCCGACAATTGCTCGCTCTCGCTCAACATTGGCACCTCGACTGAACAGGTTGCCCGTGCGCTGTCCGGCCACAGAGGCCTTACAGTTATTTCCAATAATATAAACATTATCAATATGATGATGGGCGGCCAGGCCAAGGATCTGATCCTGGCCGGCGGCACCGTGCGGCAGAGTGACGGCGCCATCGTGGGCGAGGATGCGGTGGACTTCTTCTGCCGCTATAAGGTTGATTTTGCCATCATCGGCGCCTCGGCCCTGGACGCCGACGGCGCGGTGATGGACCACGACGCGCGCGAAGTTTCGGTTGCCCGCGCGATCCTGAAAAACGCCCGCCAAAAGGTGCTGGTCTGCGACGGCAGCAAGTTCGAACGCTCCGCGCCGGTGCGGATCTGCAATGCGGCTGATCTGGACGTGGTGATCACCGACCGGCCGGTGCCAACAGAATTTGCTGAGGCCGCACAGGCCGCAGGCACCCGAATCCTCACCGCAGGACAAAACGAAAGCAGCGAAAATGACTGA